In the genome of Paenibacillus pabuli, one region contains:
- the yycF gene encoding response regulator YycF produces MQGKILVVDDEQPIADILKFNLEKEGYEVICAFDGIRAVELALSEKPDLMLLDLMLPGKDGMDVCREVRAHLEMPIIMLTAKDGEIDKVLGLELGADDYVTKPFSTRELLARVKAQMRRRQKPAITAEAPEDEEKQVMRLFDLAFDMDMYTAYKGGEPLDLTHREYELLYYMAKHSGKVMTREHLLQAVWGYEYFGDVRTVDVTIRRLREKIEENPSKPETILTRRGLGYLVRSPKSVGI; encoded by the coding sequence ATGCAGGGGAAGATTTTGGTGGTGGACGATGAACAGCCCATTGCGGACATTCTGAAGTTTAATTTGGAAAAAGAGGGGTACGAGGTCATCTGCGCTTTTGATGGCATTCGTGCGGTTGAACTGGCGTTATCCGAGAAGCCGGATCTGATGCTGTTGGATTTGATGCTGCCGGGTAAGGATGGTATGGATGTGTGCCGCGAGGTGCGTGCCCATCTGGAAATGCCAATCATTATGCTGACCGCAAAGGATGGCGAGATCGACAAGGTGCTCGGTCTGGAGCTGGGTGCGGATGATTACGTGACAAAGCCTTTCAGTACGCGTGAGCTGCTTGCCCGGGTAAAAGCACAGATGCGCAGACGTCAAAAGCCTGCCATCACGGCTGAAGCGCCAGAAGACGAGGAAAAGCAAGTTATGCGTTTATTTGATCTGGCGTTTGATATGGACATGTATACAGCTTACAAAGGCGGCGAACCGCTGGATCTGACCCACCGTGAGTATGAACTTCTCTATTATATGGCGAAGCATTCTGGCAAGGTCATGACACGTGAACATCTGCTGCAGGCGGTATGGGGATATGAATATTTCGGGGATGTGCGTACCGTGGATGTTACGATTCGTCGTCTGCGTGAGAAGATTGAGGAGAACCCGAGCAAACCGGAAACGATTCTGACTCGCCGCGGGCTGGGTTATCTCGTGCGCAGTCCCAAAAGCGTGGGGATATAA
- a CDS encoding TetR/AcrR family transcriptional regulator, with protein MVAARAKAGKATMYRRWSSKAELVRDALTWMNRNHLELDLLPDTGTLRNDLLALLKPQSLEEGERKLRVLAGLGSFFSQNSESINGEIFEPWAVMNRELMHRSVGRGEISTRADIEMACQVITSMASYRGLVQRKTFDKHFYASLIDGVLLPALKNPLTSPNEME; from the coding sequence ATGGTTGCAGCTAGAGCGAAGGCCGGAAAAGCGACGATGTATCGCCGCTGGTCCTCCAAGGCAGAGCTAGTCCGAGATGCCTTAACCTGGATGAATCGAAATCATCTTGAGCTTGACCTCTTGCCTGATACGGGAACCTTGCGCAATGATCTGCTTGCGCTATTGAAGCCGCAATCGCTCGAAGAAGGTGAACGCAAACTTCGAGTACTCGCAGGCCTGGGCTCCTTTTTTTCGCAGAATTCGGAATCAATTAACGGAGAAATTTTCGAACCGTGGGCTGTAATGAATCGTGAGCTCATGCACCGGTCCGTCGGCCGCGGTGAAATCTCCACCCGCGCGGACATTGAAATGGCTTGCCAGGTTATTACTTCAATGGCTTCTTATCGCGGACTCGTACAGCGCAAAACTTTCGACAAGCACTTCTACGCTTCACTAATCGACGGCGTTCTACTCCCTGCCCTCAAAAATCCGTTAACATCTCCAAATGAAATGGAATAA
- a CDS encoding adenylosuccinate synthase produces the protein MSTVVVVGTQWGDEGKGKITDYLAESADVVARYQGGNNAGHTILIDNKKYKLTMIPSGIFYTDKACVIGNGMVINPKALIEEINYIHDNDFTTKNLSISERAHIILPYHMVLDALEEESKGPNKIGTTGKGIGPCYMDKSARIGIRMVDLLDAEEFELKLRHLVKEKNRVIEQVYGGEPVDVEEILKDYLGYAEILRPYVRDTSVVLNEYIDENKKVLFEGAQGVMLDLDQGTYPFVTSSNPSAGGVCIGSGVGPARIQQVIGVAKAYTTRVGDGPFPTELHDAVGDQIRETGHEYGTVTGRPRRVGWFDSVVVRHARRVSGITGLSLNSLDVMTGLETVKICTGYKFRGEVITHYPASLKMLAECEAVYEELPGWSEDITMAKKLEDLPVNTQNYVKRVSELTGIPIAIFSVGRNREQTNQVLPIYE, from the coding sequence ATGTCAACGGTAGTTGTAGTGGGAACGCAATGGGGAGACGAAGGTAAAGGCAAGATTACAGATTATTTGGCGGAATCCGCAGATGTGGTTGCTCGTTACCAAGGCGGTAACAATGCAGGACACACGATTCTGATCGATAACAAAAAATATAAATTGACGATGATCCCATCGGGTATCTTCTACACAGATAAAGCATGTGTAATTGGTAACGGGATGGTTATCAACCCGAAGGCACTCATTGAAGAAATTAACTATATTCACGACAATGACTTTACGACCAAAAACCTGTCCATCAGCGAACGCGCACACATCATCTTGCCATATCACATGGTATTGGATGCATTGGAAGAAGAGAGCAAAGGCCCGAACAAAATCGGTACAACAGGCAAGGGAATTGGCCCATGTTACATGGACAAATCAGCCCGTATCGGTATTCGTATGGTTGATCTGCTTGATGCGGAAGAGTTCGAACTGAAACTGCGTCATTTGGTAAAAGAAAAGAACCGTGTAATCGAGCAAGTCTATGGCGGCGAGCCTGTAGATGTTGAAGAAATTCTGAAAGATTACCTGGGATATGCGGAAATCCTGCGTCCTTACGTACGTGATACATCCGTTGTGCTCAACGAATACATCGATGAGAACAAAAAAGTATTATTTGAAGGCGCACAAGGCGTTATGTTGGATCTTGACCAAGGAACGTATCCTTTTGTTACTTCATCCAACCCGTCCGCAGGCGGCGTATGTATCGGTTCCGGCGTTGGCCCAGCTCGTATTCAGCAGGTTATCGGTGTGGCTAAAGCCTATACAACACGTGTAGGAGATGGTCCTTTCCCGACAGAGCTGCATGATGCAGTTGGTGACCAAATTCGTGAGACCGGACATGAGTACGGTACTGTAACGGGACGTCCGCGTCGTGTCGGCTGGTTCGACAGTGTTGTGGTTCGTCACGCTCGTCGTGTCAGCGGAATTACGGGTCTGTCCCTGAACTCCCTGGATGTAATGACGGGTCTGGAAACGGTGAAAATCTGCACAGGATACAAATTCCGCGGCGAGGTTATCACTCACTATCCGGCAAGCCTGAAAATGCTGGCAGAATGTGAAGCGGTATACGAAGAGCTCCCAGGTTGGAGCGAAGATATCACTATGGCGAAGAAGCTGGAAGATCTGCCTGTGAACACACAGAACTATGTGAAACGTGTTTCCGAACTGACAGGTATTCCAATTGCTATCTTCTCTGTAGGCCGTAACCGTGAGCAAACAAATCAGGTTCTTCCTATCTATGAATAA
- a CDS encoding peptidoglycan DD-metalloendopeptidase family protein, with product MKGFRGIRQPGKNREHEQSGEHRTAEDKNNMSMSNFSGNKKRVLASRKWIITAACGLFIAASIGFAGKQYVAANTVPYYKVMVKGKEIGTITNEAQLQKLFADKTEEFQNKYPDAEMVLNTDGITTETIKAYKPVVNSDETLDKLGDMLTAYAKGVELKVDGEVIGIVKDQATADAILEQVQNKYISASAVRSSLKTKSVSANSLKKAEGPSTTLKSVGIKEDVATDVVKADPNKIWDVSEAVKALTVGKDAPVTYVVREGDTISSIAAKYEITQSEIRKHNPGIKETSLQIGDELTLTVPKPAVTVKSVEQVVEQIEIKPQVEVRKSAELKAGTTKVVRPGQSGLKSMQYRITKENGEVVQEEWLGQEVIKAAVTEVVLSGTKVVGEGTGEFAWPVSNATMSSSFGQRWGRQHKGVDLVGNRDVKASDEGVITFAGQKSGYGNVIIINHRNGYETLYGHLNSIGVKVGQVVEKGESIGVMGNTGRSTGTHLHFEIIKNGTVENPLTYLN from the coding sequence ATGAAAGGTTTCAGAGGCATACGCCAACCGGGCAAGAACCGGGAACACGAACAATCCGGGGAACACCGGACGGCCGAAGACAAAAACAACATGAGCATGTCCAACTTCAGTGGTAACAAAAAGCGCGTTCTGGCCTCGCGCAAATGGATCATTACAGCAGCATGCGGTTTGTTCATCGCTGCATCGATCGGATTCGCAGGCAAACAATACGTTGCTGCAAACACCGTCCCATATTATAAAGTGATGGTCAAAGGAAAAGAGATTGGCACCATCACGAATGAGGCGCAATTACAGAAATTATTTGCAGATAAAACCGAGGAATTCCAAAATAAATATCCAGATGCGGAAATGGTGCTGAACACAGACGGCATCACGACCGAAACCATTAAAGCATACAAACCCGTAGTGAACAGCGATGAGACGTTGGACAAGCTCGGAGACATGCTCACCGCTTATGCCAAGGGTGTAGAGCTCAAGGTAGACGGTGAAGTAATCGGCATTGTGAAGGATCAGGCAACAGCTGATGCGATTCTGGAACAAGTGCAGAACAAATACATATCGGCATCGGCTGTGCGCAGCTCGCTCAAGACGAAGTCGGTATCGGCAAACTCATTGAAGAAAGCCGAGGGGCCGAGTACTACACTGAAATCTGTAGGTATCAAGGAAGATGTGGCGACAGATGTGGTGAAGGCTGATCCAAACAAAATATGGGATGTGTCCGAGGCGGTTAAAGCTTTAACCGTTGGTAAAGACGCGCCTGTAACCTATGTGGTGCGTGAAGGAGATACGATCTCTTCCATTGCTGCGAAATATGAAATTACGCAAAGCGAGATTCGCAAACATAACCCGGGCATCAAAGAAACGTCGCTGCAAATCGGAGACGAGCTTACACTGACGGTGCCAAAGCCTGCTGTTACTGTTAAATCGGTTGAGCAGGTGGTGGAACAGATTGAGATTAAACCGCAGGTGGAAGTACGCAAAAGTGCTGAGCTCAAAGCAGGCACAACCAAAGTGGTGCGTCCAGGTCAGAGCGGTCTGAAAAGCATGCAATATCGGATAACGAAGGAAAACGGTGAAGTCGTTCAGGAGGAATGGCTTGGCCAGGAAGTCATCAAGGCAGCGGTTACTGAAGTCGTCCTGAGTGGAACCAAAGTGGTTGGTGAAGGTACAGGTGAATTTGCTTGGCCGGTATCCAATGCAACGATGAGCAGCAGCTTTGGACAACGCTGGGGTCGCCAACACAAAGGTGTTGATCTTGTAGGAAACAGGGACGTGAAAGCGTCTGATGAAGGCGTGATTACTTTTGCAGGACAGAAGAGTGGTTACGGCAATGTTATTATCATTAACCATCGTAATGGATACGAAACACTTTATGGACACTTGAACAGCATCGGCGTTAAGGTTGGACAAGTCGTCGAAAAAGGTGAGAGCATCGGCGTCATGGGCAACACGGGTCGTTCGACCGGAACGCATCTGCATTTCGAGATTATCAAGAACGGAACGGTGGAAAATCCGTTGACATACTTAAATTAG
- the rlmH gene encoding 23S rRNA (pseudouridine(1915)-N(3))-methyltransferase RlmH yields the protein MLIQIIGVGKLKEKYLTLGIQEYAKRLAPYIKFQMIEVADEKAPDTLSEAEVRAVKEREGERILAHVKSEAHVVALALDGQLWSSEELATEIDKLGTYGTSHVVFVIGGSHGLSDEVLRRAKQRLSFGRMTLPHQLMRLVLVEQIYRAVKINRGEPYHK from the coding sequence ATGTTGATTCAGATTATTGGCGTAGGCAAATTGAAGGAAAAATATTTGACGCTGGGCATCCAGGAATATGCCAAGCGGCTCGCCCCGTACATCAAGTTTCAGATGATCGAGGTCGCAGACGAAAAGGCGCCCGACACCCTGAGCGAAGCCGAGGTGCGGGCGGTGAAGGAGCGCGAGGGTGAACGCATCCTCGCGCATGTGAAGAGCGAGGCGCATGTCGTTGCGCTCGCGTTGGATGGCCAGCTCTGGAGTTCCGAGGAGCTGGCAACAGAGATCGACAAGCTCGGCACGTATGGGACGAGCCATGTCGTGTTTGTCATCGGAGGAAGCCACGGGCTCTCCGATGAGGTGCTGCGCCGCGCGAAGCAGCGCTTGAGCTTCGGGCGCATGACTCTGCCGCACCAGCTTATGCGGCTGGTGCTGGTAGAGCAGATTTATCGCGCGGTGAAGATCAATCGGGGTGAACCGTATCACAAATAG
- the walK gene encoding cell wall metabolism sensor histidine kinase WalK → MGRFSRFSFFRTIQAKLIIIYVLLILIAMQLIGVYFVSAMKNSLTSNFTEDLQARAEMLSVLVGETMAGGEAEAGEDKTENLRVLVNNLFNINGAEIQVLDASGKVLTTSLSSHSDYVGRKNTQTVVSRALQGIRDNEEYIVDEDNVRKKVVAKPVLSGGKIIGAVYIAASMNELYATMEGINKIFISGILIALVLTAVLGVILSHTITQPIKEVTRRATAVAEGNFDQQTPVFGTDEIGQLSRAFNYMTSRLRDALSQNEEEKEKLTSILTNMSDGVVATDEYGKVILVNRRASSILGMRPADIEGRHFAVLLGIDPEDAEALASGFTGSTLLQIAPAGQEDPVVIRMTFTPVHRRELGITGTIAVLQDVTEQEELEASRREFVANVSHELRTPLTTIKSYAEALDDGALEDPQLAGRFVGVIQNETERMIRLVTDLLHLSRLDSKEAMLRKQPTDIMEMLEEVSDRFSFQMHQKDIQPVLSVENGIPAVPLDRDQIDQVLDNVVSNALKYTLEGGTITIAARRNDDHTLAISVTDTGMGIPQRDLDRIFERFYRVDKARSRSMGGTGLGLSIAREIVKAHDGHISLESEVDVGTTVTFTLPMREEGGEHLERAD, encoded by the coding sequence ATGGGGCGTTTCTCGCGATTTTCGTTCTTTCGAACGATTCAGGCGAAATTGATTATTATCTATGTACTGCTGATTCTGATTGCAATGCAATTGATCGGCGTTTATTTTGTCAGTGCGATGAAGAACTCGCTGACCAGCAACTTCACGGAGGATTTGCAGGCACGGGCTGAAATGCTGTCTGTGCTTGTAGGGGAGACAATGGCTGGTGGAGAAGCTGAGGCTGGCGAGGACAAAACGGAAAATCTGCGAGTATTGGTGAACAATCTGTTCAACATTAACGGCGCCGAGATTCAGGTGCTGGATGCTAGCGGCAAAGTGCTGACCACCTCGCTAAGTTCCCATTCGGACTATGTTGGGCGCAAAAACACCCAGACTGTTGTCAGCCGTGCGCTGCAAGGCATTCGGGACAATGAGGAATATATCGTGGACGAGGATAATGTCCGCAAAAAAGTCGTTGCCAAGCCGGTACTGTCCGGCGGCAAGATTATCGGCGCGGTCTACATCGCCGCTTCAATGAATGAGTTATATGCCACAATGGAGGGCATTAACAAGATTTTTATCTCCGGTATTTTGATCGCCTTGGTATTAACTGCAGTGCTTGGTGTCATTCTGTCACATACGATTACACAGCCCATCAAGGAAGTCACACGAAGGGCGACGGCGGTCGCGGAAGGCAACTTCGACCAGCAGACCCCTGTATTCGGAACGGATGAGATTGGACAGCTTAGTCGGGCGTTCAACTATATGACCAGCAGGCTCCGGGATGCACTCTCCCAGAACGAAGAGGAGAAAGAGAAGCTCACGTCCATTCTCACCAATATGAGCGATGGCGTGGTCGCAACAGACGAATATGGCAAAGTCATTCTGGTGAACCGCCGTGCCAGCAGCATTCTGGGCATGCGTCCGGCGGACATTGAAGGAAGGCACTTTGCCGTATTGCTGGGCATCGATCCGGAAGATGCAGAAGCGTTAGCCAGTGGCTTTACAGGTTCGACACTGCTCCAGATTGCGCCTGCGGGACAAGAAGATCCCGTTGTCATCCGCATGACATTTACACCGGTTCATCGTCGTGAGCTGGGCATCACAGGCACGATCGCTGTGCTTCAGGACGTTACGGAGCAGGAAGAACTGGAAGCATCACGGCGTGAATTCGTGGCGAATGTCTCTCATGAGCTACGTACACCGCTGACGACCATCAAGAGCTACGCGGAAGCGCTGGATGATGGAGCTCTGGAAGATCCGCAGCTCGCTGGGCGATTTGTTGGGGTAATCCAGAATGAGACAGAGCGCATGATTCGCTTAGTTACGGATTTGCTGCATCTGTCCAGACTCGATTCCAAGGAAGCGATGTTGCGCAAACAGCCAACCGACATCATGGAGATGTTGGAAGAAGTGTCGGACCGTTTTTCGTTCCAGATGCATCAGAAGGATATTCAACCTGTGCTTTCTGTAGAGAACGGGATTCCAGCGGTTCCGCTGGATCGCGATCAAATCGACCAGGTGCTTGATAATGTTGTGTCCAATGCGTTGAAATACACGCTCGAAGGCGGCACAATTACTATTGCAGCTAGGCGCAATGATGATCATACTCTTGCTATATCGGTGACCGATACGGGCATGGGGATTCCACAGCGGGATCTGGATCGCATTTTTGAACGATTTTACCGCGTAGACAAGGCCCGTTCCCGCAGCATGGGCGGTACAGGGCTTGGATTGTCCATTGCCCGGGAAATTGTGAAGGCTCATGATGGTCATATCTCACTGGAGTCCGAGGTGGACGTGGGGACGACGGTAACGTTCACGCTTCCGATGCGTGAGGAAGGAGGTGAGCACCTTGAAAGAGCGGATTAA
- the yycI gene encoding two-component system regulatory protein YycI: MDWGRAKNVLIYAFLLLNLVLGYQIWMDARETAGANLDFTSLADNTQQAMEEKGIQVLAPIPNETPKLPKLSYEFIEDNKAGIEVELEKPVDSKLIFSQSELEDALQDEIPQIGTYRWDQLMAEDGAFVLHPLVDGKWPLFNVSLELFYSDQKITGYRQTPVRITTAEESDQQVLPASKALGTLIENFLPNDAIVKDIQLGYYGQLFNSDMQVAMPAWRFVLESGEVLYVQGISGDVFSPKTDKPGE; encoded by the coding sequence TTGGATTGGGGACGGGCGAAAAATGTATTGATCTATGCCTTCCTGCTGCTCAATCTGGTGCTGGGTTACCAGATCTGGATGGATGCGCGGGAGACGGCCGGAGCCAATCTGGACTTCACCTCGCTGGCGGATAATACACAGCAGGCGATGGAGGAGAAGGGCATTCAGGTGCTGGCTCCTATTCCGAACGAGACGCCGAAGCTGCCGAAGCTGTCGTATGAGTTCATCGAAGATAACAAGGCAGGTATTGAGGTTGAACTGGAAAAACCTGTGGACAGCAAATTGATCTTCTCGCAAAGTGAACTGGAGGATGCATTGCAGGACGAGATTCCCCAGATCGGTACGTATCGGTGGGATCAGCTGATGGCAGAGGATGGGGCTTTTGTGCTTCACCCGTTGGTGGATGGCAAATGGCCGCTCTTCAATGTTAGTCTGGAGCTATTCTACAGCGACCAGAAAATTACGGGGTACCGTCAGACTCCGGTGCGGATTACGACAGCGGAGGAGAGCGATCAGCAGGTGCTTCCGGCGTCGAAGGCGCTGGGTACGCTGATCGAGAACTTTTTGCCCAATGATGCGATTGTCAAAGATATTCAGTTGGGCTATTATGGCCAGTTGTTCAATTCAGATATGCAGGTGGCGATGCCGGCTTGGCGGTTCGTGCTGGAAAGTGGCGAAGTGTTGTACGTGCAGGGCATCAGCGGGGATGTATTCAGTCCCAAGACAGACAAACCAGGGGAGTAA
- a CDS encoding YycH family regulatory protein, which yields MKERIKSLVLASLVVASLVQSYFLIYRLPGGGDSIVTSETNYVKTENMGQERNIEDLIFPDQMVIHLGADKHTVFYPGNTFYQLIYSRLQGRTFDDFQRRSVQSVNWDQIRKENPGFELSFKEGIPVALLQRVMRLGTDSLFQGETINRISIYTAKNETKAHALFFSAKGDVVYEATQADLTVQDVQQHVDFGSSWTPYMLMDGGYYIPAEELETIEADVPTGQFTVEQMQRSLFFDPSMTRNIREKDGSEIYTDSKRSLQVKQEQRWISYTDPAAPPAGQIDAAKDALSAVDFVNQHGGWKGRSRMMLDTTDTKTKLQFQQYYSSFPIMDSMQFRFGTISMEMQQETVSSYERSLEYLNEGAETKKSVTLPGGDKLKALIQKVAGTNRKVVDVYPAYRPSSIEDGLKLIPVWVIRFGNGEETTVS from the coding sequence TTGAAAGAGCGGATTAAATCTTTGGTGCTTGCTTCCCTCGTCGTTGCCAGTTTGGTACAAAGCTACTTCCTGATCTATCGTTTGCCCGGTGGGGGCGATTCGATCGTGACTTCAGAGACGAACTATGTAAAGACCGAGAATATGGGCCAGGAGCGTAATATTGAAGATTTAATTTTTCCTGATCAGATGGTTATTCACCTGGGAGCCGACAAACATACGGTATTTTATCCGGGTAATACGTTCTATCAGTTGATCTATTCACGGTTGCAGGGCCGTACGTTTGATGATTTTCAGCGTCGGAGCGTGCAGTCTGTCAACTGGGATCAGATTCGTAAGGAGAACCCCGGCTTTGAGCTGTCGTTCAAGGAAGGCATACCTGTTGCGTTATTACAGCGCGTGATGCGACTAGGGACAGACTCTCTCTTTCAGGGGGAGACGATTAATCGGATCTCGATCTATACGGCCAAAAATGAAACCAAGGCTCACGCGCTATTCTTCAGCGCCAAAGGTGATGTGGTCTACGAGGCAACGCAGGCGGATCTAACGGTACAGGATGTGCAGCAGCATGTCGACTTCGGCAGCAGCTGGACACCTTATATGCTGATGGACGGGGGATATTATATCCCGGCAGAAGAACTGGAGACGATCGAGGCTGATGTGCCCACAGGCCAGTTCACTGTCGAGCAAATGCAGCGCAGCCTGTTCTTTGATCCAAGTATGACTCGAAACATCCGGGAAAAGGATGGATCGGAAATCTATACGGACAGCAAACGAAGTCTGCAAGTGAAGCAAGAGCAGCGCTGGATTAGCTACACCGATCCGGCGGCACCGCCAGCGGGACAGATTGATGCAGCGAAGGACGCGCTGTCCGCAGTTGATTTTGTGAATCAGCATGGCGGCTGGAAAGGTCGTTCCCGCATGATGCTGGATACAACCGATACGAAGACAAAGCTTCAGTTCCAGCAATATTACAGCAGCTTCCCGATTATGGACTCGATGCAGTTCAGGTTCGGCACGATCAGCATGGAGATGCAGCAGGAGACGGTGTCCAGCTATGAACGTTCGCTCGAATATCTGAACGAAGGCGCGGAGACGAAGAAATCAGTTACCCTGCCGGGCGGGGACAAGCTGAAGGCGCTCATCCAGAAGGTGGCAGGGACCAACCGCAAGGTCGTAGACGTGTATCCGGCGTACCGTCCATCCAGCATTGAGGACGGGCTGAAGCTGATTCCGGTATGGGTAATCCGCTTCGGAAACGGTGAGGAAACCACCGTTTCCTGA
- a CDS encoding MBL fold metallo-hydrolase, translated as MGIYFTVLSSGSTGNATVIQHGGTSLMIDAGLSAKRLEALFLEREISGTELDGILVTHEHSDHIKGLGAMSRKYNLPIYANTSTWAALEKSVGAIPEENRRIFETGEKHDFGSLRVESFGISHDAAEPVGYTFDDGSEKLSVATDLGYMSDKVRDAISDSDVLVLEANHDVELLRMGRYPWNTKRRILSDIGHLSNEAAGAALSELMNGRIKRTYLAHLSRDHNMMDLAKMSVRDAMESRGCFYRDHEFKLCDTYYDRPTPWDRVGEP; from the coding sequence ATGGGGATATATTTTACCGTGTTATCCAGCGGTTCGACAGGGAATGCCACAGTTATACAGCATGGGGGCACGTCCCTCATGATTGATGCGGGTCTTAGTGCGAAGCGGCTGGAGGCATTGTTCCTGGAACGGGAGATTTCGGGAACGGAACTGGACGGGATTCTGGTGACACATGAACATTCCGATCACATTAAAGGACTAGGCGCGATGTCTCGGAAATATAATTTACCAATCTATGCAAATACGAGTACGTGGGCGGCACTGGAGAAGTCCGTTGGGGCGATCCCAGAGGAGAACCGTAGGATATTTGAGACCGGGGAAAAGCATGATTTTGGCTCCCTGCGTGTGGAATCCTTCGGGATCTCCCATGATGCGGCGGAACCGGTAGGGTACACATTCGATGATGGCAGTGAGAAGTTGTCCGTGGCGACGGATCTCGGATATATGAGCGACAAGGTTCGCGATGCAATCTCGGATTCGGATGTACTTGTGCTGGAGGCGAACCATGATGTCGAATTGCTGCGTATGGGACGGTATCCATGGAACACCAAGCGCCGCATTCTGAGCGACATTGGGCATTTGTCGAACGAAGCGGCGGGAGCTGCGCTTAGTGAACTGATGAACGGACGCATCAAGCGCACGTATCTGGCACATTTGAGCCGGGATCATAATATGATGGATTTGGCCAAAATGAGCGTGCGTGATGCGATGGAGAGCCGTGGATGCTTTTATCGGGATCATGAGTTCAAGCTCTGTGATACGTATTATGACCGGCCTACGCCATGGGATAGGGTGGGTGAGCCATAA
- a CDS encoding CxxH/CxxC protein produces the protein MYVVCKEHVDIAIDMFVDEYEDAPDIVDLKETEFADWDPPAKCAECEQHAEFLVV, from the coding sequence ATGTACGTTGTATGCAAAGAACACGTGGACATCGCCATCGACATGTTTGTTGATGAGTATGAGGACGCTCCGGATATTGTTGATCTGAAGGAGACGGAATTTGCCGATTGGGACCCGCCTGCGAAGTGCGCCGAGTGCGAACAGCACGCGGAGTTTCTCGTCGTTTAG
- a CDS encoding S1C family serine protease, whose product MGLFGDDFYSTKVSRRAEPEQKGKLQIIRPGGRGRGRDRWQNPRKSRSGFSSTVKVAVISSVISSIVTVSLFSFIMQPAALPLANAAGNGGGGTPTAQAADPYDRIIQAAAKVRPSVVSIVNHKTGSSLSMEDSALGSGVIFKKEDGKAYIMTNHHVVEGASDLEIVTVDGETHKAKLVGKDRVSDIAVLSVQDEKGIGPAAELGDSSKLQRGQTVLAIGNPLGLGGTLTSGIVSYTDRILPVSINQDGVYDWEQNVIQTDAAINEGNSGGALADLNGKLVGINTMKISDTGVEGLGFAIPMNEVMKTVDSLLLNGKVSRPYLGVYTVDLSNPYAPLDDEQRKDLKLPSHVDSGVVVLEASGPASEAGMKLNDVITEFDGQKITSTLDLRKYLYDKKKIGDTIEITFYRDGNAEKVSVKLTDKPE is encoded by the coding sequence ATGGGATTGTTTGGAGACGATTTTTATTCAACCAAAGTATCAAGACGCGCCGAACCTGAACAGAAAGGTAAACTTCAGATCATTCGCCCTGGAGGCAGGGGCAGGGGACGGGACCGCTGGCAGAATCCACGCAAGTCACGCTCGGGCTTTAGCTCCACGGTCAAGGTAGCGGTGATCAGTTCAGTAATTAGCTCCATCGTGACCGTTTCGCTGTTCAGCTTTATCATGCAGCCCGCCGCATTACCTCTGGCGAACGCTGCAGGGAACGGCGGAGGCGGTACACCGACAGCGCAGGCGGCTGATCCGTATGACCGCATTATTCAGGCAGCGGCGAAGGTTCGCCCTTCTGTGGTGAGCATCGTGAATCATAAAACGGGCAGCAGCCTGTCGATGGAAGATTCCGCGTTGGGGTCAGGGGTCATTTTCAAGAAGGAAGATGGCAAAGCCTACATCATGACCAATCATCACGTCGTGGAAGGTGCGAGTGATCTGGAGATTGTTACGGTGGACGGTGAAACGCATAAGGCGAAGCTGGTGGGCAAGGACCGGGTGAGTGACATTGCGGTATTGTCCGTGCAGGATGAGAAGGGCATCGGTCCAGCCGCAGAGCTTGGCGATTCCAGTAAACTCCAGCGCGGCCAAACGGTGCTGGCGATCGGGAATCCACTCGGTCTGGGCGGCACGCTGACGTCAGGTATTGTCAGTTATACAGATCGTATACTTCCAGTGTCCATTAATCAGGATGGTGTGTACGACTGGGAACAAAACGTGATCCAGACAGATGCGGCGATTAACGAAGGCAACAGCGGCGGTGCGCTGGCTGATCTGAACGGCAAATTGGTCGGCATCAACACGATGAAAATCTCGGATACAGGCGTTGAAGGTCTGGGCTTTGCGATTCCAATGAACGAAGTGATGAAAACGGTCGATTCCCTGCTGCTGAACGGCAAAGTGTCTCGTCCATATCTGGGTGTATACACTGTCGATCTGAGCAATCCATATGCTCCACTGGATGACGAGCAGCGTAAAGACCTGAAGCTGCCATCCCACGTGGACAGCGGTGTGGTTGTGCTGGAGGCGTCTGGTCCGGCATCTGAAGCGGGCATGAAGCTGAATGATGTCATTACGGAATTTGATGGGCAAAAAATTACCTCTACGCTTGATCTGCGGAAATATCTGTACGATAAGAAGAAGATCGGCGATACGATTGAAATTACCTTTTACCGGGACGGCAACGCCGAGAAGGTGTCGGTGAAGCTGACCGATAAACCGGAGTAA